In Micromonospora sp. WMMD980, the following are encoded in one genomic region:
- a CDS encoding DUF423 domain-containing protein, which yields MTAGVRQEPREADRPRASRRPRLPTLLALLVGFAAVGYRLALLLADAPPSNSDEATMGLAALHIARGDDFPVWFYGQAYMGTLEAYLAAPLVALAGPSVLVLRLPTLALYALFLLLSWRLTRRLGGDRWYALLVVAVLALGADRVVKNQLIAGGGYPELNPAGAALALLTVALCGNGPGARLPRWAAWGLVAGVLLWVDPLILPYALALGAVLVAWRRRELAGRAGAALGGALLLGAAPMLLDSLRHGRNPLAAVLSAGGSGTSASWVERWHGGVVVGPPLAMGFCSPGHCAPWQLWWAVAFPILLLLAAFTAWRTVRRPAGSADRRVPAAVRLALLGGAAAVLAAYTASSAAGRTPVESARYLSCLAVAVPALLWPLWQAARPLAARLGRPVGRVVLGLDRRRELGEVAESDRSGHPHLGEVESVRSVVAGIGAVTVLAGMLGTGASATADAIRAAPAVHAAADRHRMLVDALGDLGVRHVRGGYWTCNRISFASGEETVCAVVDDELRPGFDRLPGYRRAVAADPDAAWVAPDGSPLAARLDRRLGAEPGALRVITIPGWRIYLPRR from the coding sequence ATGACCGCCGGGGTACGCCAGGAGCCACGCGAGGCCGACCGCCCGCGCGCCTCCCGGCGGCCCCGGCTGCCGACGCTGCTCGCCCTGCTGGTCGGGTTCGCCGCCGTCGGCTACCGGTTGGCGCTGTTGCTCGCCGACGCGCCGCCCAGCAACAGCGACGAGGCGACCATGGGGCTGGCCGCCCTGCACATCGCCCGGGGCGACGACTTCCCGGTCTGGTTCTACGGCCAGGCGTACATGGGCACGCTGGAGGCGTACCTGGCCGCGCCGCTGGTCGCGCTCGCCGGGCCGTCCGTGCTCGTGCTGCGGTTGCCCACCCTGGCCCTGTACGCGCTGTTCCTGCTGCTGTCCTGGCGGCTCACCCGCCGGCTCGGCGGCGACCGCTGGTACGCGCTGCTGGTCGTCGCCGTGCTCGCGCTCGGCGCCGACCGGGTGGTGAAGAACCAGCTCATCGCCGGCGGCGGCTATCCCGAGCTGAACCCGGCCGGCGCGGCGCTGGCGTTGCTCACGGTCGCGCTGTGCGGCAACGGGCCGGGCGCGCGGCTGCCCCGCTGGGCGGCCTGGGGGCTGGTCGCCGGGGTGCTGCTCTGGGTGGACCCGCTGATCCTGCCGTACGCGCTGGCGCTCGGCGCGGTGCTGGTGGCGTGGCGCCGGCGGGAGCTGGCCGGGCGGGCCGGGGCGGCGCTCGGCGGCGCGCTGCTGCTGGGCGCGGCGCCGATGCTGCTGGACAGCCTCCGGCACGGGCGCAACCCGCTCGCCGCGGTGCTGTCGGCGGGCGGCTCCGGCACGTCGGCGAGCTGGGTCGAGCGGTGGCACGGCGGTGTGGTCGTCGGTCCGCCGCTGGCGATGGGCTTCTGCTCCCCCGGCCACTGCGCCCCCTGGCAACTCTGGTGGGCGGTCGCCTTCCCGATCCTGCTGCTGCTCGCCGCGTTCACCGCGTGGCGCACCGTGCGCCGCCCCGCCGGGTCGGCGGACCGACGGGTGCCGGCGGCGGTACGGCTGGCGTTGCTGGGCGGCGCGGCTGCGGTGCTGGCGGCGTACACGGCCAGCAGCGCGGCCGGTCGGACGCCGGTCGAGAGCGCCCGATACCTGTCCTGCCTCGCGGTCGCCGTCCCTGCGCTGCTCTGGCCGCTCTGGCAGGCCGCCCGCCCACTGGCGGCCCGGCTCGGCCGGCCCGTCGGGCGAGTCGTGCTCGGTCTCGACCGACGGCGCGAGCTCGGCGAGGTGGCGGAATCGGACCGGTCGGGACACCCCCACCTCGGCGAGGTGGAGTCGGTCCGGAGCGTGGTGGCCGGGATCGGAGCGGTCACGGTGCTCGCCGGGATGCTCGGCACCGGCGCGAGCGCCACAGCGGACGCGATCCGGGCCGCGCCGGCGGTGCACGCCGCGGCCGACCGGCACCGGATGCTCGTCGACGCCCTCGGCGACCTGGGCGTCCGGCACGTCCGGGGCGGCTACTGGACGTGCAACCGGATCTCCTTCGCCAGCGGCGAGGAGACCGTGTGCGCGGTGGTCGACGACGAGCTGCGCCCCGGCTTCGACCGGCTGCCGGGGTATCGGCGGGCGGTGGCCGCGGACCCGGACGCGGCCTGGGTGGCGCCGGACGGCTCGCCGCTGGCCGCCCGGCTGGACCGCCGGCTCGGTGCCGAGCCGGGCGCCCTGCGCGTCATCACGATCCCCGGCTGGCGGATCTACCTGCCCCGCCGCTGA
- the lipA gene encoding lipoyl synthase, producing the protein MTAVARRSSTAADRRRLDFVTIEQTAPTTEQPARTATVAPEGRRMLRIEARNAETPIERKPPWIKVKAKMGPEYTQLRGLVSREGLHTVCQEAGCPNIYECWEDREATFLIGGDQCTRRCDFCQIDTGKPAEFDADEPRRVAESVAAMGLRYATITGVARDDLPDGGAWLYAETVRQIHALQSGCGVELLIPDFNAVPEQLAEVFGSRPEVLAHNVETVPRIFKRIRPAFRYERSLDVIRQARADGLVTKSNLILGMGEERAEISQALRDLHEAGCELITITQYLRPSPRHHPVTRWVKPEEFVELREEAEEIGFAGVMSGPLVRSSYRAGRLYQQALAAREQVTVAG; encoded by the coding sequence GTGACGGCCGTCGCCCGACGTTCATCGACCGCCGCCGACCGGCGTAGGCTCGATTTCGTGACGATCGAGCAAACCGCGCCGACGACTGAGCAGCCAGCGCGCACCGCGACCGTCGCCCCCGAGGGGCGGCGCATGCTGCGGATCGAAGCGCGCAACGCCGAGACGCCGATCGAGCGCAAACCACCGTGGATCAAGGTCAAGGCCAAGATGGGCCCGGAGTACACCCAGTTGCGCGGGCTCGTCTCGCGCGAGGGTCTGCACACCGTGTGCCAGGAGGCCGGCTGCCCCAACATCTACGAGTGCTGGGAGGACCGCGAGGCCACCTTCCTCATCGGCGGCGACCAGTGCACCCGGCGCTGCGACTTCTGCCAGATCGACACCGGCAAGCCGGCCGAGTTCGACGCCGACGAGCCGCGCCGGGTCGCCGAGTCGGTCGCCGCGATGGGCCTGCGCTACGCCACCATCACCGGGGTGGCCCGCGACGACCTGCCCGACGGCGGCGCCTGGCTCTACGCCGAGACGGTCCGGCAGATCCACGCCCTGCAGTCCGGCTGCGGCGTCGAGCTGCTGATCCCCGACTTCAACGCGGTGCCCGAGCAACTCGCCGAGGTCTTCGGCTCGCGTCCCGAGGTGCTGGCGCACAACGTGGAGACCGTGCCGCGCATCTTCAAGCGGATCCGCCCGGCCTTCCGTTACGAGCGGTCGCTCGACGTGATCCGCCAGGCCCGCGCCGACGGCCTGGTCACCAAGAGCAACCTCATCCTCGGCATGGGCGAGGAACGCGCCGAGATCTCCCAGGCGCTGCGCGACCTGCACGAGGCCGGCTGCGAGCTGATCACCATCACGCAGTACCTGCGACCATCCCCCCGGCACCACCCGGTCACCCGCTGGGTCAAGCCGGAGGAGTTCGTCGAGCTGCGCGAGGAGGCCGAGGAGATCGGCTTCGCCGGGGTGATGAGCGGCCCGCTGGTCCGCTCGTCGTACCGCGCCGGCCGCCTCTACCAGCAGGCGCTCGCCGCCCGCGAACAGGTCACCGTCGCCGGCTGA
- the aspS gene encoding aspartate--tRNA(Asn) ligase has protein sequence MQRILSTQLPDHVGATVRLAGWVHRRRLLKSVAFLIVRDATGLAQVVVAAPEVRAQVEALTEETVVEVVGKVVANPTAPAGVEVVEPTVRPLGPPAVPPPFDLYRPALGAALPTQLDHASTALRHPTRSAALRISAAAVAGFRATLDRQRFIEVHTPKVVGSSTESGANVFALDWFGRPAYLAQSPQFYKQLMVGVFERVYEVGPVFRAEPHDTVRHLAQYTSLDVELGFVSDHRDVMAVLRDTLAGMLAGVTERAAGALDTLGVTVPGVPAEIPAVHFTDALKIAGAPADEPDLAPAHERALGEWVRVEHGSDFLFVTGYPMAKRPFYTHPDPARPTHSNGFDLLFRGMELVTGGQRLHRHADYLAALAARGEPVEPYAGYLDAFRHGMPPHGGFAVGLERFVARLTGAANVREVTAFPRDLHRLTP, from the coding sequence GTGCAACGCATCCTGTCCACCCAGCTCCCCGACCACGTCGGCGCGACCGTCCGGCTCGCCGGCTGGGTCCACCGCCGCCGGCTGCTCAAGTCGGTGGCGTTCCTGATCGTCCGGGACGCCACCGGGCTCGCCCAGGTGGTGGTCGCCGCGCCCGAGGTGCGCGCGCAGGTCGAGGCGCTCACCGAGGAGACCGTCGTCGAGGTGGTCGGCAAGGTGGTCGCGAACCCCACCGCGCCCGCCGGGGTCGAGGTCGTCGAGCCGACGGTACGACCGCTCGGCCCGCCCGCCGTGCCGCCCCCGTTCGACCTCTACCGGCCGGCGCTCGGCGCGGCACTGCCCACCCAGCTCGACCACGCGTCGACCGCGCTGCGGCACCCGACCCGGTCCGCCGCGCTGCGGATCTCGGCGGCGGCCGTCGCCGGTTTCCGGGCCACGCTCGACCGGCAGCGCTTCATCGAGGTGCACACCCCGAAGGTGGTCGGCTCGTCCACCGAGAGCGGGGCGAACGTCTTCGCGCTCGACTGGTTCGGCCGGCCCGCCTACCTGGCCCAGTCGCCGCAGTTCTACAAGCAGCTCATGGTCGGCGTCTTCGAGCGCGTCTACGAGGTGGGGCCGGTGTTCCGCGCCGAGCCGCACGACACGGTCCGGCACCTGGCCCAGTACACCTCGCTCGACGTGGAGCTGGGCTTCGTGAGCGACCACCGGGACGTGATGGCCGTGCTGCGCGACACGCTGGCCGGGATGCTCGCCGGCGTAACCGAGCGGGCCGCCGGCGCGCTCGACACGCTCGGCGTGACGGTGCCGGGGGTGCCGGCCGAGATCCCGGCGGTGCACTTCACCGACGCGCTGAAGATCGCCGGGGCGCCGGCCGACGAACCCGACCTGGCGCCGGCGCACGAGCGGGCGCTGGGGGAGTGGGTCCGGGTCGAACACGGCAGCGACTTCCTGTTCGTCACCGGCTACCCGATGGCGAAGCGGCCGTTCTACACCCACCCCGACCCGGCCCGTCCGACCCACTCGAACGGCTTCGACCTGCTGTTCCGGGGGATGGAGCTGGTCACCGGCGGGCAGCGGCTGCACCGGCACGCCGACTACCTGGCGGCGCTGGCGGCGCGGGGCGAGCCGGTGGAGCCGTACGCCGGTTACCTGGACGCGTTCCGGCACGGCATGCCGCCGCACGGCGGCTTCGCGGTCGGTCTGGAGCGGTTCGTGGCCCGGCTGACCGGCGCGGCTAACGTCCGGGAGGTGACCGCCTTCCCGCGCGACCTGCATCGCCTCACGCCGTGA
- a CDS encoding RDD family protein: MPPAADPTFTPPGLGRRFGALIIDWVLCLMVARAFADPVRDGWPPVLVLILEYGFFLGLFAQTPGMYLTRLRCVAWADGGRIGLARGLLRGLLLALVVPALIMDQHRRGLHDRLAGAVVADAPRR, encoded by the coding sequence GTGCCGCCCGCCGCCGATCCCACCTTCACGCCGCCCGGCCTCGGCCGCCGCTTCGGCGCGCTGATCATCGACTGGGTGCTCTGCCTGATGGTCGCCCGGGCCTTCGCCGACCCGGTCCGCGACGGCTGGCCGCCGGTCCTGGTGCTGATCCTCGAGTACGGCTTCTTCCTCGGGCTCTTCGCCCAGACCCCCGGCATGTACCTGACCCGGCTGCGCTGCGTGGCCTGGGCCGACGGCGGCCGGATCGGGCTCGCCCGCGGACTGCTGCGCGGCCTCCTGCTGGCCCTCGTCGTCCCGGCCCTGATCATGGACCAGCACCGGCGCGGCCTGCACGACCGGCTCGCCGGCGCGGTGGTCGCCGACGCGCCGCGCCGCTGA
- a CDS encoding DUF4191 domain-containing protein, which translates to MAKPQEKVSFGQRLKQIGMVFKFTAKQDKWFAPLAAAAVLIPLALTVVAVLAWGWIWLPIGILLALLALLIVLNLRSNKAMMNAAEGQPGAAAQIMESMRGDWRVTPAVSSTTQMDMVHLVLGRAGVILLAEGNPQRVRGLLGQEKRRLAKVIGSAPLHDYVIGSGEGELPVRKLRMTVMRLPRTLSPKDVNALDKRLKALTARPQMPKGAVPKNMRPPRGAFRQTRGR; encoded by the coding sequence ATGGCAAAGCCCCAGGAGAAGGTCTCGTTCGGCCAGCGGCTGAAGCAGATCGGGATGGTGTTCAAGTTCACCGCCAAGCAGGACAAGTGGTTCGCGCCGCTGGCCGCGGCGGCGGTGCTGATCCCGCTCGCGCTCACCGTGGTCGCGGTGCTCGCCTGGGGCTGGATCTGGCTGCCGATCGGCATCCTGCTCGCGCTGCTCGCGCTGCTGATCGTGCTCAACCTGCGGTCCAACAAGGCGATGATGAACGCCGCCGAGGGCCAGCCCGGCGCGGCGGCGCAGATCATGGAGAGCATGCGCGGCGACTGGCGGGTCACTCCCGCGGTCAGCTCGACCACCCAGATGGACATGGTCCACCTGGTGCTGGGCCGCGCCGGCGTGATCCTGCTGGCCGAGGGGAACCCGCAGCGCGTGCGCGGCCTGCTCGGCCAGGAGAAGCGCCGGCTGGCCAAGGTGATCGGCTCGGCTCCGCTGCACGACTACGTGATCGGTTCCGGCGAGGGCGAGCTGCCGGTCCGCAAGCTGCGGATGACCGTGATGCGGCTGCCGCGCACCCTCTCCCCGAAGGACGTCAACGCCCTCGACAAGCGGCTCAAGGCGCTGACCGCGCGGCCGCAGATGCCCAAGGGCGCGGTCCCGAAGAACATGCGACCGCCGCGGGGCGCGTTCCGGCAGACCCGGGGTCGCTGA
- a CDS encoding VOC family protein, with protein MRLDLVTLVVAEYDPAVAFFTEVLGFELAEDSPSLTNDGRPKRWVVVRPPDGGTGLLLARADGEHQAGAVGDQTHGRVGFFLRVDDFDAVHRRMVAAGVEFVRPPRTEPYGRVAVFRDIAGNPWDLLGPA; from the coding sequence GTGCGGCTCGATCTCGTCACCCTCGTCGTCGCCGAGTACGACCCGGCCGTCGCGTTCTTCACCGAGGTGCTCGGCTTCGAACTGGCCGAGGACTCGCCGTCGCTGACGAACGACGGCCGGCCGAAGCGCTGGGTGGTGGTGCGCCCGCCGGACGGCGGCACCGGGCTGCTGCTGGCCCGCGCAGACGGGGAGCACCAGGCCGGGGCGGTCGGCGACCAGACGCACGGCCGGGTCGGCTTCTTCCTCCGGGTCGACGACTTCGACGCCGTCCACCGCCGGATGGTCGCCGCGGGCGTCGAGTTCGTCCGCCCGCCCCGCACCGAGCCGTACGGCCGGGTCGCGGTCTTCCGGGACATCGCCGGTAACCCGTGGGACCTGCTCGGCCCGGCCTGA
- a CDS encoding LuxR C-terminal-related transcriptional regulator translates to MAERLFISPKTASVHVSRIIAKLDVTNRVEAAALAHRLGLLDPPPAPAQRRGR, encoded by the coding sequence ATCGCCGAACGGCTCTTCATCTCCCCGAAGACCGCCAGCGTGCACGTCTCCCGGATCATCGCCAAGCTGGACGTGACCAACCGGGTGGAGGCCGCCGCGCTGGCCCACCGCCTGGGCCTGCTCGATCCGCCGCCCGCCCCGGCTCAGCGGCGGGGCAGGTAG
- the mptB gene encoding polyprenol phosphomannose-dependent alpha 1,6 mannosyltransferase MptB, whose translation MSHHLSRWTGLAGSVLLAVAAYLGGALPDGELRPTPISIWQGPNGPLIIGLWLAGTALLAWAWWSLRDRVPSARWVLVTVGLWLLPMLVAPPLGSRDVYAYACQGASFSAGLNPYEQGVSALPCPWLDTISYIWRDTPAPYGPLFVLLAGAVVKATGSLWGAVALFRVLALAGVALTAWALPVLARRCGVPPRRALWLALASPLVPVHLASGAHNDAMMVGLLVAGLAVVASRPGRPGPLLVGGLLLGLAAGIKVTALVVVPFAALAAVVGPYRIRTLVRDGGWVVGGALASLAAATLVAGLGLGFISGLEQGGLVVAWTSPPTAVGQTVGYLLAPFGVHVDALPATRAIGMVVLVVLLVWLWFRAWRRGEPLWHAALALVATVALAPLFHPWYWLWPLAVLAATARRTGWFSIVTLVSSFLVLADGTGLPRYTKMPGAPLMTVFVIVLVVWLVRSARKERQPVPVE comes from the coding sequence GTGTCTCACCACCTCTCGCGCTGGACCGGGCTGGCCGGCTCGGTGCTGCTCGCCGTGGCCGCCTACCTCGGCGGTGCGCTGCCCGACGGTGAACTGCGTCCCACCCCGATCAGTATCTGGCAGGGCCCGAACGGACCACTGATCATCGGATTGTGGCTCGCCGGCACGGCGCTGCTGGCCTGGGCGTGGTGGTCGCTGCGCGACCGGGTGCCGTCGGCCCGGTGGGTGCTCGTCACGGTCGGGCTCTGGCTGCTGCCGATGCTCGTCGCCCCGCCCCTGGGCAGCCGGGACGTGTACGCGTACGCGTGTCAGGGTGCCAGCTTCTCGGCCGGGCTAAACCCGTACGAGCAGGGCGTGTCGGCGCTGCCCTGCCCGTGGCTGGACACCATCTCGTACATCTGGCGGGACACCCCGGCCCCGTACGGGCCGCTGTTCGTGCTGCTCGCCGGTGCGGTGGTCAAGGCCACCGGGTCGCTGTGGGGCGCGGTCGCGTTGTTCCGGGTGCTCGCCCTGGCCGGGGTGGCGCTGACCGCCTGGGCGCTGCCGGTGCTGGCCCGCCGCTGCGGGGTGCCGCCACGCCGGGCCCTCTGGCTGGCGCTGGCCAGCCCGTTGGTGCCGGTGCACCTGGCCTCCGGGGCGCACAACGACGCGATGATGGTCGGCCTGCTCGTCGCCGGGCTGGCCGTGGTGGCGTCCCGACCGGGCCGGCCGGGACCGCTGCTCGTCGGCGGGTTGCTGCTCGGCCTGGCCGCCGGCATCAAGGTCACCGCGCTGGTGGTGGTGCCGTTCGCCGCGCTCGCCGCGGTCGTCGGCCCGTACCGGATCCGGACGCTGGTCCGCGACGGCGGGTGGGTGGTCGGCGGCGCGCTGGCCTCGCTGGCCGCCGCGACGCTCGTCGCCGGCCTCGGCCTCGGCTTCATCAGCGGGCTGGAGCAGGGCGGGCTGGTGGTGGCGTGGACCTCGCCGCCGACCGCGGTCGGGCAGACCGTCGGCTACCTGCTGGCGCCGTTCGGGGTGCACGTCGACGCGCTGCCGGCGACCCGGGCGATCGGCATGGTCGTGCTGGTCGTGCTGCTGGTCTGGCTCTGGTTCCGGGCGTGGCGCCGGGGTGAGCCGCTCTGGCACGCGGCGCTGGCGCTGGTCGCCACCGTCGCGCTGGCGCCGCTGTTCCACCCCTGGTACTGGCTCTGGCCGCTGGCCGTGCTGGCCGCCACCGCGCGCCGGACCGGCTGGTTCTCGATCGTCACCCTGGTGTCGTCGTTCCTGGTGCTCGCGGACGGGACCGGTTTACCCCGCTACACCAAGATGCCGGGTGCGCCGCTGATGACGGTGTTCGTGATCGTGCTGGTCGTCTGGTTGGTACGGTCGGCCCGGAAGGAGCGGCAGCCGGTTCCGGTGGAGTGA
- the glnA gene encoding type I glutamate--ammonia ligase, with protein sequence MFANPEELLRYLKNEDVKFVDVRFCDLPGVMQHFNLPVESFDDSVFTDGLAFDGSSIRGFQAIHESDMLLLPDVATAFVDPFRKQKTVAINFFIHDPFTREAYSRDPRNVAKKAEAYLAASGIADTAYFGAEAEFYIFDSIRHETSAHQSFYYIDSIEGAWNTGRVEEGGNRGYKTAYKGGYFPVPPVDHYADLRDSIVRRLVDTGFTVERSHHEVGTAGQSEINYKFSTLLHAGDQLQLFKYIVKNEAWANGKTATFMPKPLFGDNGSGMHTHQSLWLNGEPLFYDETGYAGLSDTARWYIGGLLHHAPSLLAFTNPTVNSYRRLVPGFEAPVNLVYSQRNRSACTRIPVTGSNPKAKRVEFRVPDPSANVYLAFSAMMMAGLDGIKSKIEPPAPIDKDLYDLPPEEWGDVRQVPGSLPAVLDSLEADHDYLLDGGVFTPDLISTWVDWKRSNEVDPVRLRPTPHEFAMYFDC encoded by the coding sequence GTGTTCGCCAATCCCGAGGAACTCCTGCGTTACCTCAAGAACGAGGACGTGAAGTTCGTCGACGTACGTTTCTGTGACCTGCCCGGCGTGATGCAGCACTTCAACCTGCCGGTCGAGTCCTTCGACGACAGCGTCTTCACCGACGGCCTCGCGTTCGACGGCTCGTCGATCCGCGGCTTCCAGGCCATCCACGAGTCGGACATGCTGCTGCTGCCCGACGTCGCCACCGCGTTCGTCGACCCGTTCCGCAAGCAGAAGACGGTCGCGATCAACTTCTTCATCCACGACCCGTTCACCCGCGAGGCCTACTCCCGCGACCCGCGCAACGTGGCCAAGAAGGCCGAGGCCTACCTCGCCGCCAGCGGCATCGCCGACACCGCCTACTTCGGCGCCGAGGCGGAGTTCTACATCTTCGACTCGATCCGCCACGAGACCTCGGCGCACCAGTCGTTCTACTACATCGACTCGATCGAGGGCGCCTGGAACACCGGCCGGGTCGAGGAGGGCGGCAACCGCGGCTACAAGACCGCCTACAAGGGCGGCTACTTCCCGGTGCCCCCGGTCGACCACTACGCCGACCTGCGCGACTCGATCGTGCGGCGGCTGGTCGATACCGGCTTCACCGTGGAGCGCTCGCACCACGAGGTGGGCACCGCCGGCCAGTCGGAGATCAACTACAAGTTCTCCACCCTGCTGCACGCCGGTGACCAGCTCCAACTCTTCAAGTACATCGTGAAGAACGAGGCCTGGGCCAACGGCAAGACCGCCACGTTCATGCCCAAGCCGCTGTTCGGTGACAACGGTTCCGGCATGCACACCCACCAGAGCCTCTGGCTGAACGGCGAGCCGCTGTTCTACGACGAGACCGGCTACGCCGGGCTGTCCGACACCGCCCGCTGGTACATCGGCGGCCTGCTGCACCACGCGCCCTCGCTGCTCGCCTTCACCAACCCGACCGTCAACTCCTACCGCCGCCTGGTGCCCGGCTTCGAGGCCCCGGTCAACCTGGTCTACTCGCAGCGCAACCGCTCCGCGTGCACCCGCATCCCGGTCACCGGCAGCAACCCCAAGGCCAAGCGCGTCGAGTTCCGGGTGCCCGACCCGTCGGCCAACGTCTACCTCGCCTTCTCCGCGATGATGATGGCCGGCCTGGACGGCATCAAGAGCAAGATCGAGCCGCCGGCCCCGATCGACAAGGACCTCTACGACCTGCCCCCGGAGGAGTGGGGCGACGTCAGGCAGGTCCCCGGGTCGCTGCCGGCCGTGCTCGACTCGCTCGAGGCCGACCACGACTACCTGCTCGACGGCGGCGTCTTCACGCCGGACCTGATCTCCACCTGGGTCGACTGGAAGCGGTCCAACGAGGTCGACCCGGTGCGCCTGCGCCCGACCCCGCACGAGTTCGCGATGTACTTCGACTGCTGA
- the mptB gene encoding polyprenol phosphomannose-dependent alpha 1,6 mannosyltransferase MptB yields the protein MGESDAPVRPVAPGLARYAGLAGAILLTVAGWLGGALPDAPPRATLAALWHAPHGPVTLGCWLVGTMLLVAAWWSLRWGAPSGRWAYLTAGLWSLPLLAAPPLGSRDVYSYVCQGWTWTRGTSPYRVGVEAAGCPWTGSVSPIWRDTPAPYGPFFVLLAGLAVLAGGGLVGAIVLLRLVALAGVLLVALCLPGLARAAGVPTRRAAWLVLACPLVGVHLVAGAHNDALALGLVLLGLLVLIRRPGKARALVVAGVLLGLAVAVKAIAVVVLPFAALAAVLGRYTWRALLRDGGRLAAVVLGTLVLLSLATGLGLGWVDGLGRSGDSRQWTSPPTAVGFVVDYAGELAGRQPHAVPVTRAIGLVLLAGLLVALWWWAWTALRALNDTRQRVARLTLARPRTALLGAGLASAATVLLAPVFHPWYATWPLALLAVAVVPPARTVWFVAPCAVASVLALPDGTNLARFTKAPGAVLMTVLVVVVVVRAVRAGPAPRWRSRPGRC from the coding sequence GTGGGCGAATCCGACGCGCCGGTGCGGCCGGTCGCCCCCGGGCTCGCCCGCTACGCCGGTCTCGCCGGGGCGATCCTGCTCACCGTCGCCGGCTGGCTGGGCGGGGCACTGCCCGACGCCCCGCCACGGGCCACGCTCGCCGCGCTGTGGCACGCCCCGCACGGGCCGGTGACGCTCGGCTGCTGGCTGGTGGGGACCATGCTGCTGGTCGCCGCGTGGTGGTCACTGCGCTGGGGCGCCCCGTCGGGTCGGTGGGCCTACCTGACCGCCGGGCTCTGGTCGCTGCCGCTGCTGGCCGCGCCGCCGCTGGGCAGCCGGGACGTCTACTCGTACGTCTGCCAGGGTTGGACCTGGACGCGGGGGACCAGCCCCTACCGGGTGGGGGTCGAGGCGGCCGGCTGCCCGTGGACCGGGTCGGTGTCGCCGATCTGGCGGGACACGCCGGCGCCGTACGGGCCGTTCTTCGTCCTGCTGGCCGGGCTGGCGGTGCTCGCCGGCGGTGGCCTGGTCGGGGCGATCGTGCTGCTTCGGCTGGTCGCGCTGGCCGGCGTGCTGCTCGTCGCGCTCTGCCTGCCCGGTCTGGCCCGCGCCGCCGGGGTGCCCACCCGCCGCGCGGCCTGGCTGGTGCTGGCGTGCCCGCTGGTCGGGGTGCACCTGGTGGCCGGCGCGCACAACGACGCGTTGGCTCTCGGGCTGGTCCTGCTCGGGCTGCTGGTGCTGATCCGTCGCCCGGGGAAGGCACGCGCGTTGGTGGTGGCCGGGGTGCTGCTGGGCCTGGCGGTCGCGGTGAAGGCGATCGCCGTGGTGGTCCTGCCGTTCGCGGCGCTCGCCGCGGTGCTCGGCCGCTACACCTGGCGGGCGTTGCTGCGCGACGGCGGCCGGTTGGCCGCGGTGGTGCTCGGCACGCTCGTCCTCCTGTCGCTCGCCACCGGTCTCGGGCTGGGGTGGGTGGACGGGTTGGGCCGCAGCGGCGACTCGCGGCAGTGGACCTCGCCGCCGACCGCCGTCGGTTTCGTCGTCGACTACGCGGGCGAGTTGGCCGGCCGCCAACCGCACGCCGTGCCGGTGACCCGGGCGATCGGGCTGGTGCTGCTGGCGGGGCTGCTGGTGGCGCTCTGGTGGTGGGCGTGGACGGCGTTGCGCGCGCTGAACGACACCCGGCAGCGGGTGGCCCGGCTCACCCTGGCCCGGCCCCGGACGGCGCTGCTCGGCGCCGGCCTGGCGTCGGCCGCGACCGTGCTGCTCGCCCCGGTCTTCCATCCCTGGTATGCGACCTGGCCGCTGGCCCTGCTCGCGGTGGCGGTGGTGCCGCCGGCCCGGACGGTCTGGTTCGTGGCGCCCTGCGCGGTGGCGTCGGTGCTCGCCCTGCCGGACGGCACCAACCTGGCCCGGTTCACCAAGGCGCCCGGCGCGGTGCTGATGACCGTGCTGGTGGTCGTGGTCGTGGTGCGCGCGGTACGGGCCGGGCCGGCCCCGCGGTGGCGGAGCCGGCCCGGCCGGTGCTGA